The genomic region GAGGCGATCCCGGTCAAGCTCTCCCACGTCGTCCTCAACTCCCCCGACCTGAACCGCACCCGCCAGTGGTACGAGCGCCACCTCGGCTTCGCCCTCTCCGACACCCTCTCCTCGCCCCACATGGGCGAGGTCATGCACTTCATGCGGATCAGCAACCAGCACCACTCCATGGCCATCGCCCAGGGCCCGCACACCGCCCTGCACCACGTCTCCTTCGAGATGCGCGGCATCGACGAGTACATGCGCGGCTCCGGCCGGGTCATGCGGGCCGGCTTCCGCAAGATCTGGGGGCCCGGACGGCACATGGCGGGCGACAACACCTTCACGTACTTCCTCGACCCGCACGGCAACACCGTGGAGTACACCACCGAGCTGGAGAACCTCGACGAGGACACCTGGCACCCGCACGTCTACGACTTCTCCCAGCCCGAGGTCACCGACCAGTGGGGCACGGCCAACGCGATGAACGAACTCGTCGCCAAGGAGTCCTTCAACGACCCCGACCGCGGCGTGTTCGTCGCCCCGCCGGTCTGAGCCGGACTGCTCCTCTCCTGTCGGGGGCCGCTGCGGCCGTGTCACGCACACGGCCGCGGCGGCCCTTCCCCACCTCTTTCTTCTGGAGCCGCACCATGCGTTTCGCCACGTACGAACACCAGCACCGCCACCGGGTTGCCGTGGTCGAAGAAGACGGCACGCTCTTCCCCCTGCCCGGCGTCACCTCACTCACCACGCTGCTCGCGGAGACCGACGGGCTGCCCGGCCTGCTCGCCGCAGGTGCGGCGGCACTCGACGTACCGGCCGGCCCCCATGTCTCCCAGGTCCGGCTCCTGGCTCCACTCCAGCCGGCCTCCGTACGCGACTTCGTCACCTTCGAGGAGCACGTCGAAGGGGTGCGCCGCGCGGTCGACGGCGTCGCCGGTGTGCCCGAGCAGTGGTACGCGGCACCGACCTTCTACTTCACCAATCCGCACGCGATCTACGGCCCTCACGACGGCGTCCCGGTGCCGCCCGGGTCCGCCTCGCTCGACTTCGAACTGGAGGTCGCAGCCGTCATCGGCCGTGAGGGCCGCGAGCTCACCCCGGAACGGGCCCGTGACCACATCGTCGGCTACACCGTCTTCAACGACTGGTCCGCCCGCGATCTCCAGTCGGCCGAGATGAAGGTCGGGCTCGGCCCCTGCAAGGGCAAGGACACCGCGACCACCCTCGGCCCCTACCTGGTCACCGCGGACGAGCTGGAGCCCTACCGCGACTCCGAAGGTTTCCTGAGGCTGGCCCTCACCGCCGCGGTCAACGGGGAGACCATCGGCGAGGACCTCCTGTCCAACATGAGCTGGACCTTCGAGGAGATGACCGCCTACGCCTCACGCGGCACCCGGGTGGTCCCGGGCGATGTCCTCGGTTCCGGCACATGCGGCAACGGCGGCTGCCTCGCCGAGCTCTGGGGCCGGCGCGGTGAGCAGACCCCGCCCCCCTTGCGGCCGGGCGATGCCGTCAGTCTGACCGTCGAGGGCATCGGCACGCTCGCCAACACCGTCGTCCCCGGTGCTGACCCGCTGCCCCTGCCGACCGGCCGGCGTCGGGACCGGGAGCGGCCGTGACCGTCCCGCACCCCATGGGACTGCTCGGCAAGGTGGTCGTCGTCACCGGCGCGGCCCGTGGTCAGGGCGCTGCCGAGGCCACCGCTCTTGCCCACGAAGGCGCTCACGTCATCGCCACGGATGTCGAACCCGGGAACGGCTGCCGCAGACTGGACGTCACCAGCGAGCAGGACTGGGCCGACCTCGCCGCCGAACTACGGGAGACGTACGGGCAGGTGCACGGCCTGGTCAACAACGCCGGAATCACCTGGCGTGCCCGTATCGGAGACGTGCGCCCCGAGGACATGGCGCGCGTCCACGCGGTCAACGTCACCGGCCCCCTCCTCGGCATTCAGCACCTGGTCCCCCTGATGCCCCCGGGCTCCTCCATCGTGAACGTCGGCTCCTCCGCAGCCCTCACCGCCCACTACCCGGTCGCGTACACGACCAGCAAGTGGGCACTGCGGGGCCTGTCGAAGACGGCGGCGCTGGAGCTCGGCCCGCGCGGTATCCGTGTCAACACGGTCCATCCCGGCTACATCGAGACCGGGATGACCGCCTCCGCCGCCCCGGCGTTCCGCGAGACCAACATCCGCGAAACCCCCCTGGGGCGCACCGGAAGCGTCGACGAAGTGGCGCCGCTCGTGGTCTTCCTGCTGTCCGACCAGTCGTCGTTCATCACCGGTGCCGAAATCCCCGTGGACGGCGGGCTCACCGCGCACGGCGGCGTCAAGTCCGTCTCCGACGCCCTGCGGCCCGAGGCCGCTGAGCCCGGCGGCCCCATACAGAAGGACGCGCTCACGCGAACAAAGTCAGCGGCAGTGCTGCCGAGGCGGTCGCCGACATCCCCTCCGGCGCCTCCCTCGCCGTAGGCGGATTCGGTCTCTCCGGAATCCCTGACGTCCTCGTCGACGCCCTGTGCGCGCAGGGGTCGGCCGGACTGGAGGTCGTCTCCGACAACCTGCGGCGTGGACGGCCGCGGCCTGGGCATCCTGCTCGCCGCAGGGCGCATCGCCCGGGTCACCGGCTCCTACGTGGGCGAGAACAAGGAGTTCGCCCGGCAGTACCTCGGCGGAGAGCTCGAGGTGGAGCTGACCCCGCAGGGCACGCTCGCCGAACGGCTGCGGGCCGGCGGCGCATCCTCACGGTGACGATGAGCATCGTGACCCACTCGACCAGGGCACGCGGGAGGTCGAGTGGGGCAGGACAGGGAAACAACACGGCTCCTGTGCTACTGAGTTGAGACTTCGAGCACCTCCCGTACCGAGCCGAGAACCATCAACAACCAGAGGGGCCGACTCCCGCTGTCAGACTCCTTCCACCCGAATGCGATGGCCCGCCAGGAACTTGCCCATGTCGTCGACATCCGAGGTGAAGACGGTGACCTCGAAGCCGCGCTCCGCCGTCTTGACGGCTACGGCAGCCAAGACGGCATCAATGGCGTACTTGTGCCCGTGCAGCCCAGCAGTCTTCATCATGCTGCGGGCCAGGGAGATCACCTTGTCGTCGGTGTGCTCCACATCGATCCGGGACAACGCCCCGTCCCACAGCCCTTGGCGCGCACCCTGTTGAGGGTTCCACGCCTCCAGCGTGGTGAGCGCGCTGGTGACGACAGCGATGTCCAGGCGCGGCGCTGCCTTGATCAAGGCTGCCATCTGACGGTCACCCTGGACCGCCTTGGACAGCGCCTGGGAGTCGAGGACGAAGGCGCGCCTACGCGCAGATGGAACACCGGCGCGCTTCGAACGGTTCACGCCGCGGCGCCGGGCGAGCGCTTCTCGTCATGCCAGTCGTCGATGGCCGCGATGCGCTCCAGCGCCGCCCGCTCCTCCTCGGCCGTGACCGAGCCGTACTCGTCCTCCAGGCGGTCCCCCAGCTCCCGGAGCCGGTCCATCGCGTCCTGATGGGCCGCGGCTGCCGCGATGTAGGCGGACACCCCCCGGGCATCGACCCGCCCCTTGATCGATTCGACCAGCTCATCCGGCACCGTGATCGTGATCTTCCGAGTCGCCATACTCGAAGTATGCAACGAGCCGCACCCGCACGGGGCGCGCAAACCACCAGTCGCGACACGCACTTCCGTGCCAGTCGGAGCGAAGGGCGCTCCCGCACCTTCATGCATCGGCGGCCGTGGGAGCATTCCACGACGCTCCCACGAAGGCGTCGCCGCAAACCTCCAGCTCAAAGCCGTTTAGAGGTCAACCTCGATGCGCGAGAATCCGCGTTCACCACACCCCCGCGAGGCGGACGCCACACGCGAAACGCCCCCCGAAAAACGCGTTTCCCCAGGTCAGAACGATTCTGCCTGGGGATGCTGGGTGGGGCGGGTGGGACTCGAACCCATTCAAGTGATGCCTCTCACCTGCAGCTATACCAAAGCGACCGATTTGTACCCCCGCTTCGCTCCAATTGCGTCCTACTCGATCCCGCTCCATCGGAAGTGGTGCAGCGTTCGCTGCACCACCGCTCCAGCGCCCCATAGGGTTCAGGTTTCGATCTTTCCCATGCCCGACCCCGCCGAAGCGGCAGTCGTGCAGTAAGCATGACGCCGCCGGAAAGTGGGCTAGCGCGGCGGAAAGCCGCAGCACTAACGGTCACGCTCTGCCACGAGCGGAGTCGGCCGAGGTGCCGTGCCCGGGAGCGGGATACCAGTCCCTCGCGTAGTTCCGCGCTCTCCTGGAGGGTCGTCCCGGGGCATGTGCCGTCGTCGCTGTCCGCCGCACCTGCTCGATCGTCACGTCGCCGAGCGCCCTTGGCATAGGGACGTCTTGTGTCACCATCTGCCGCATCTCGAGGTGACCTCACCCCCATTGCGGCAACCATTGGTCACCTGCTGACCATAAACCGCCTGCGCGGCCCTCCCGATCGAGCCGTGCAGGACAGTCACACGTCAGACACTCGGCAGCGAGCTTTGGCCAGGCACCAGTTGTCGCCTGAGCAATAGCATTCCGTATGTTTATCGGGAACGATCACGCTGACGGGGGGGGGCCATGGCCTGGGACGAGTGGAAGCAGATCAAGGACGATGTGGCCGCCCAGCGCACGGACTCGCTGCGGCTGAATCAGCTCGCCCCGGCGGCTGGGGGCGGCGGCGCCCCGGATCTCGCCGCGAGCCCGGAAAAGAAGCAGGCGGCAGCGAAGGCCATCAACGATGATCTGGAACCCGACGTCGAGAGGGACGGCAAGCACGCCGCCGAGAGCGTGAAAGCTGTGGTCAAGGAGCTCGGTGCCAGGGACGGGTACGGCTGGGACACGTCGGGTGCGTTGAAGAAGGCGCACCGGACGTGGGAGCAGCAGGTCAAGGCGCTGCTGGGTCGACTGGCGTCGGAGAAGCACGCCCTGAGCAAGACGGGCATCGACTTCCGGAACGACGATATCGGCATCGGCTCTCAACTGGATCCGCCGTCCCCGATCCACGACTACTGACCAGCCGACCGACCGCCCCGGGGGATGCGTGCCGACCTATCACGAAGTGATGAGCAGCGACCTGTCCAAACTCACCGACGCCGCCGACAAGTGGGGTGAGATGGCAGGCAAGTTCAAGGCGATCGAGGAGCAGTACAAACGGGATGTCCATGGCGTCTCACTCGGACAGTCGTGGGTCGGCCAGAGCGCCGATGCAGCGAACTACCGGTTCACCGTGACGCTCAAGGAGCTGCAGGGGGCTCAGCAGGAGGCCAAGGCGATTGCGTCCATCCTGCGGGATTCACACACCCAGCTGGCCGCCCTCCGTGGCAGGGTGAACACCGTGCGCACCGACGCGATCAAGGACGGCATGCGCGTCTCCGACCAAGGCGTGGTTTCGTTCGATACCGAACAGCTCAGTCAGAGTGCACGCAGTGCGTACGTGCATGACCCCGGCTACCAGGAAAGCGTGCGCGCACAGGTGACCCGGTGGGGCGATCTCCTCGACCAAGCGGTCCAGGCGGTCACTGACGCCGACGACGGCATCAGGCTCGCCCTCGCAGCCGCCGTGGTCGACTCCGACGTCATGGACGGGACCATGAACGGCTTCAACAGAAGCCCTGCGAAGAGCCCTTATCCCTCCCTGGAGGAGGCCGGCAAGGCCGCCGACATGCCGAAGGGGAGGGCCGCCGTGGCGGAGTGGTGGCGTGATCTCGATCCGGTGACCCGCGGCATCCTGCTGCGGGAGCGTGGCGACGATCTCCGGGAAGCAGGCATCATGGCCCCGCTGTACGAGTGGAGACCGGCCGACGCCGGCTCGGGAGCATTCGACACGGAGGATCCCACCGCTCACGACCTCTGGGTCCTGACGCAGGCTCAAGCGATTGCCGCAGGCGGCGATGTGACAGGAGAGGTCGCGGCATCCCGCAACATGCAGCACTACCTCAGCGGCACCGGCGAGCCGCTCGACCTCGACGTCGACCGCATCCTGCACGACGATTCCGGGTTCCGGACCGACGTCGGCACGCTTCACATCACCGAGAACCAGGAAGCATGGCGTCAGAAGGCCCTCGATGAGTTCGAGAAGGCCGGCGGCGACAGGACGGTCGTCGTTCCCGTGGAGAGCCAGGCGATCGGGCGGACCTTCGGGGAGGACGAATGGTTCCACGCGGTCGGGTCGCACCAGCAGAACGTCTCGGGCATGGTCACCGTCAGTCCGGGCGACGGCGGCAAGCCACAGGTCTCGCTCGACTACCAGGTCAACGTGTGGGACCGGTACAACTGGGACTCCGGAAAATCGACGACGTTCCCCGGTGGTGTCACCATTCCCGACGACGACATGGGGCGACTGCACAAGGTGGGCTTCGCCCAGGAATTCGACATGCGCGGTAGCAGCAGCACCTACACCCAGGATCTGAACAGTGGCTCAGCCCCCGGGGTGACACCGGCGGACCCTGGGCGCGAAGGGTCCCGCGGGGACGTCTCGCGCGGCGACGAGGAGAACCGGTGAACAATGGATCTGCCCTGCGGCCACGGCTGCTCGCGGCCCTCGGGGCCGCCCTGCTACTCACCTCCTGTTCGAGTGCCGGCGAGGATGATCACCGGACGACGGACGAGCGCGCCTCGCACTGGGGAAAGGACATGGGCGCCCCGGAGGCATCGGCGTTCATGAAGGTGGCGGTGCCCGAGAGCGCAACAGAGGTAAAGGGCGCCGTGCAGATCAATCCGCAGGAGGACATCTACCTGCTCTCTTTCGTAACCGACGAGAGGACCGCGGTGCGGGTAGCGGAGGACCTGCGTCCCGAGAAGCCCCTGCGCACCAGAAACCAGGACCTCCCGGGCCCCACCGAACTCTTCGGACACCTCGGCCTCGCCGAGCCCCAGAGCGAGAAAGGTGTCCGTTGGGCCGGGGTTTGCCCGCCCTGCGTGGGGGACAGCCGCCGGAGCGAGGTCCAGTGGATCGAGATCCACGTCCTCGAACTGGACCGCGGCACAACCCGGGTGTACATGCAGGCGTTCTGACCGGCCGGGAGACGCCTGCGCCGCCCCGGAGCCCGGGACCTGGCGGCCGGCTCCGCGTGGGCCTTCCTGGTCTTCGCCAGCGAGGACGAGTAGCCCGTGCTGCTGAGCACTGCCACTACCCAGCAGTACGCGGGCGGTCACGCCAGCGGCTTCGAGTGCCTCGACCTGGCGCGTGGGCATGTCACCGCCCACGAGAACTGGCATCGGCATGAGGACAGCGTCTGCTGCCCGTCGGGCAAGGCCGTCACCGTCTGGCGGGTGGGCGACGAGACACCCTTGAGGCGGGGACACCACGCGTCACTGCCTGAAACCCATGCCCGGAGGGCACCGCGTCAGCGCATCCACCTCGACGAAGGTGCGGCGCGCTCCCCGGTGCCGGACCACGCGCCCGGGACATTGGGCACGTCGGCACCCCGCCGCCTTGCCGGGCAACGCGACCGCCGGTCCGGTCCGTCCCAACTCATCCCAGTGCCTGACGCCCTCAGCCACACGCTGACCACAAGCATCCAGTGCTGTTCGGACTTCAGCGACTGCCGGAGAACGCGCCGCGGGAGACGCGGTCTCAAATCGACCAGCAGCCGTGGGATCGCTCCCCACATCCGCCGTTCTCCACCGGCTCCATGACCTGGAACTTCTGCCTGAGTGGTCCCACAGATCGAACATCCAGAGACTCGGTGACGAAGCACCCCCTGATCACCAGCCCCGAGCCAACTCCGTTGAACGCAGTCACCTGCTGCCCAAAGCCGTGGCTCACCTTCGAGCTCGCGGGCTTCCCGTCGACTCTGTCGCGGAGTTGACCGCCCTTCACACCGATGACCCTCCACGCTGGGCGACGACCAGCCCAGCGTCTCCTGCTTCCGCCGACGAGCAGGAACAGCGAGAGGGCACTGTTGCGGGCCGAGCCGACCTTCCAATCAGCGGCTCCGCCGATAACGCATAGGCGCTCAGGTGTGCAGGGCGGCGGTGGTGTGGCTTGCTCGGTCGGCCGTGCGGGTTCGGCTGCGGCGCCGAATCTTGCTGCCGGCCAGGACGGTCGCAGTGATCACTGCGGCGGTGGCGGCGAGGGCGGGGCCGCCGTAGGTGATGACGTGCTGGAGGGAGGTGGCTGCGACGTACCCGGTGGTGGCTTCGGCGCCGGCCCACAAAGGTGCGGCGAGCAGGCTGTAGGGGGCGATGCGCCGGTAGGGCAGGCGGGTCGCCCCGGCCAGGTGTGGGGTCAGGGTGCGTACGACGGGGACGAAGCGGGACAGGAAGACGGCCTGGCCGCCCCGTCGGGCCATGAGTGCTTCGGCTCGCTGCCAGGCGGCGGCGGGGATGCGGCGGCCGAGGCGTCCGGTGCGCAGGCGGCTGCCAAGCAGGTGTCCGGTGCGGTGGCCGAAGGCGTCCCCGGCCACGACCGCGCTCGTCGCGGTGGCGATGACCAGGACGAGATTCAGGTCGCCGGCCCGGGCCAGGGCGCCTGCGGCAAGGAGCAGGGTGAGAGTCGGAATGAACGCGCCGAGCAGCAGCACAGACTCGACGAGCACCGCGGCGGCCAGGATCGCGTACGCGGCCGGGGCGGGAACGTGGCCGATCAGTCCGGTCAGCGTGTTCACCGGGCTGCCCCGGCCATGATGTCCAGTGCTACCGGGGTGGACGCGCGGGCGGGGCGGCGCAGTTGCCAGACGGTGGCCGGGGGCAGGTTGCCCCATACGGTCCAGCAGCCGGTGGCGTACCGGTGCTGGTAGTCGGTGAGGACTTCTTCGACGGCGCGGTGGCGGCGGGCTTCGGTGCGGGAGGCGGTCAGGGCGCGGGCGTAGCGGGTGCCGCGGTAGGCGAAGTAGGTGAGTGTGCCGCCGGGGTGGAGCAGTTCCATGTACCGGTTCATGATCGTGTCGACCTGGTCGGGGGTGAAGTTGGTGAACGGGAGACCGGAGACGATCACGTCGTAGGGGCGGCCGGTGTCGAGCTGTTCGACGAGGGCGTGGTGGACGCGGACCCGTTCGTTCTCGCCGGCCAGCCGCGGATGGGTGCGGACGAGGAGGCGCAGCTGGGAGGCGAAGCGTGCGTTGGCCTCGACGATGTCCAGCCGGCTGCCCGGGGAGAGGCGGGGGATCAGAGTGCGGGTGACAGAGCCGGTGCCGGCGCCCGCTTCCAGCACGTTCAGGGGCTGCGTTCCGTGCTCCTGGACGGGGTCGGTGAGCAGGCGGGCGAGCGCTTTGCTGCTGGGAGCGATGGCTCCGGTGGTGCGCAGGTCGCGGGCTGCTTCGAGGAGAAACATCCAGCCCTCGGCGTTGCGCTGCGCGAGGACACGTTCGTGTGAGGTGGTCCAGTCGTCCATGTCTTCGACGCTAGAGACGCCCGCTCTCCTGCGGATCGTCCCTTGTGCGACCGCCTTCCCCTACGAAAGTAGGGGGTCGCCATAGCAGAACGATGGCCGTAAAGCAGTCGTCCGCCTGCCTACGCTGCACAGGTGAAACGGGAACAGAACCACAGGTGGGTCGCGTACGGACGCTACGGCCTGGTGGTGTTGCTGACGCTGGCCGCAGTCCAGAACGCGGCATCGAGCGCCGGCGGCCACTACCACGGTGTCCGCACAGCGGGGGCGCTCGCGTGCGGGCTGGCCCTGTTGCTGCGCCGGGGCCCTTGGTGGCTCGCCCCGGCTCTCACGACGGCGGCGGCGGGCGTATGGGGATGGCCCATGCTCCCACTGCTCCTCTTGGCCCTGTTCGACCTCGCCGCCCGCCGCCGCACCCTCGCAGCCGTGGTCTGCTCGGCCGTGGCGCTTACCGCCAACGCCGTCCTGCACCCGGCGGTGTCCCTGTGGAGCCCGCAGCCCTACGGCTCGGTGCTCTTTGTGCTGCTGGCCGTGGTCGCAGGACTGTGGATGGGCAACCGGCGGCGCCTGGTTGAGGCATTGGATGCGCAGGTGGAGCACCTGCGGACCGAGCGGGAACTACGCGAGCAGGCCGCACGCATGGCCGAGCGGTCCGCGATCGCCGCGGAGATGCACGACGTTCTCGCCCACCGGCTCAGCCTGATCGCCCTGCACAC from Streptomyces sp. QL37 harbors:
- a CDS encoding fumarylacetoacetate hydrolase family protein — protein: MRFATYEHQHRHRVAVVEEDGTLFPLPGVTSLTTLLAETDGLPGLLAAGAAALDVPAGPHVSQVRLLAPLQPASVRDFVTFEEHVEGVRRAVDGVAGVPEQWYAAPTFYFTNPHAIYGPHDGVPVPPGSASLDFELEVAAVIGREGRELTPERARDHIVGYTVFNDWSARDLQSAEMKVGLGPCKGKDTATTLGPYLVTADELEPYRDSEGFLRLALTAAVNGETIGEDLLSNMSWTFEEMTAYASRGTRVVPGDVLGSGTCGNGGCLAELWGRRGEQTPPPLRPGDAVSLTVEGIGTLANTVVPGADPLPLPTGRRRDRERP
- a CDS encoding histidine kinase yields the protein MKREQNHRWVAYGRYGLVVLLTLAAVQNAASSAGGHYHGVRTAGALACGLALLLRRGPWWLAPALTTAAAGVWGWPMLPLLLLALFDLAARRRTLAAVVCSAVALTANAVLHPAVSLWSPQPYGSVLFVLLAVVAGLWMGNRRRLVEALDAQVEHLRTERELREQAARMAERSAIAAEMHDVLAHRLSLIALHTGVLATKRDALPDPVIERLGLLRTASTEALTDLRDVLGALRTDTSASTDPPAPALRDVEEMIEQARAAGQVIDTMVKGSPEQAPAAHRLAVYRLVQEALTNARKHAPDAPVHVRIDYGPPATLIEVTNPPGTNLRGTQAVPSGFGLIGLRERVDSLGGHLNAGPGGAGTWRLAARIPHPTTEQNGPRT
- a CDS encoding SDR family oxidoreductase, giving the protein MTVPHPMGLLGKVVVVTGAARGQGAAEATALAHEGAHVIATDVEPGNGCRRLDVTSEQDWADLAAELRETYGQVHGLVNNAGITWRARIGDVRPEDMARVHAVNVTGPLLGIQHLVPLMPPGSSIVNVGSSAALTAHYPVAYTTSKWALRGLSKTAALELGPRGIRVNTVHPGYIETGMTASAAPAFRETNIRETPLGRTGSVDEVAPLVVFLLSDQSSFITGAEIPVDGGLTAHGGVKSVSDALRPEAAEPGGPIQKDALTRTKSAAVLPRRSPTSPPAPPSP
- a CDS encoding VOC family protein; the encoded protein is MSARLLTHLRHVDLAVPDYEKQLDFYAGVWGLTRVTEDSGISFLAAEGSPEQYVVRLRKAEEKRLDLVSYGAANPADVDTLAERLLAGGVQLISRPGAVDTPGGGYGFRFFDVDGRTIEVSADVQVRQHRKIEEKEAIPVKLSHVVLNSPDLNRTRQWYERHLGFALSDTLSSPHMGEVMHFMRISNQHHSMAIAQGPHTALHHVSFEMRGIDEYMRGSGRVMRAGFRKIWGPGRHMAGDNTFTYFLDPHGNTVEYTTELENLDEDTWHPHVYDFSQPEVTDQWGTANAMNELVAKESFNDPDRGVFVAPPV
- a CDS encoding DedA family protein; the encoded protein is MNTLTGLIGHVPAPAAYAILAAAVLVESVLLLGAFIPTLTLLLAAGALARAGDLNLVLVIATATSAVVAGDAFGHRTGHLLGSRLRTGRLGRRIPAAAWQRAEALMARRGGQAVFLSRFVPVVRTLTPHLAGATRLPYRRIAPYSLLAAPLWAGAEATTGYVAATSLQHVITYGGPALAATAAVITATVLAGSKIRRRSRTRTADRASHTTAALHT
- a CDS encoding methyltransferase domain-containing protein; its protein translation is MDDWTTSHERVLAQRNAEGWMFLLEAARDLRTTGAIAPSSKALARLLTDPVQEHGTQPLNVLEAGAGTGSVTRTLIPRLSPGSRLDIVEANARFASQLRLLVRTHPRLAGENERVRVHHALVEQLDTGRPYDVIVSGLPFTNFTPDQVDTIMNRYMELLHPGGTLTYFAYRGTRYARALTASRTEARRHRAVEEVLTDYQHRYATGCWTVWGNLPPATVWQLRRPARASTPVALDIMAGAAR